The following are encoded in a window of Geobacter metallireducens GS-15 genomic DNA:
- a CDS encoding IS110-like element ISGme8 family transposase, giving the protein MEPNDAVVGVDVSKEHLDVYLMPTGDQKRVTNDDAGCAELTTWLITNAPCRIVLEATGGLEMLAVSTLSAAGLPVVVVNPRQVRNFAKACGLLAKTDILDAKIIARFAQAIKPEIRPLKDETSQNLAALLARRRQLVEMLVAEKNRVISAAPTVRKGIMTHIAWLTQQIDDVDKDISTLIQSSESWKAKEEILTSVKGIGPVTAATILAALPELGTISRQQLGALVGVCPYNRDSGKFRGKRAISGGRATVRSVLYMATLCAARFNPVIKAFYQRLTSAGKLHKVAITACMRKLLTILNAMVKNNQKWDHSKFTPLLH; this is encoded by the coding sequence ATGGAACCCAATGATGCAGTTGTTGGAGTCGACGTTAGTAAAGAGCATCTTGATGTCTACCTCATGCCAACTGGTGACCAGAAAAGGGTGACTAACGATGATGCCGGTTGTGCTGAGCTGACGACGTGGCTCATTACGAACGCCCCTTGTCGGATTGTTCTCGAAGCCACCGGCGGCCTAGAGATGCTAGCTGTCAGCACCTTATCAGCAGCGGGTCTGCCAGTGGTCGTGGTTAATCCTCGGCAGGTCAGAAACTTTGCCAAAGCATGCGGGCTGCTGGCGAAAACCGATATTCTTGATGCCAAGATCATTGCCCGATTTGCCCAAGCCATCAAGCCTGAAATCAGGCCGCTCAAGGACGAGACAAGCCAAAATCTAGCAGCACTGCTGGCCCGCCGCCGGCAGTTGGTCGAGATGCTTGTGGCGGAAAAAAATCGCGTGATTTCCGCTGCACCTACGGTCCGCAAAGGCATCATGACCCATATTGCCTGGCTGACACAGCAGATCGATGACGTTGATAAAGACATCTCAACTCTTATTCAGTCCAGCGAATCCTGGAAGGCAAAAGAAGAAATCCTTACCAGTGTCAAGGGCATCGGCCCTGTGACTGCGGCCACCATACTGGCAGCACTTCCGGAGCTGGGGACCATTTCCCGACAGCAGCTTGGCGCTCTGGTCGGAGTATGCCCCTATAATCGGGACAGTGGCAAATTCCGTGGAAAGCGCGCAATCTCCGGTGGCAGAGCAACCGTGCGTTCTGTCCTGTACATGGCAACATTGTGTGCCGCCAGGTTTAACCCGGTTATAAAAGCCTTCTATCAACGCCTTACAAGCGCCGGAAAACTTCACAAAGTCGCGATCACCGCTTGCATGCGAAAACTACTCACCATCCTCAATGCCATGGTGAAAAACAACCAGAAGTGGGATCACTCGAAATTCACTCCACTTCTGCACTAA
- a CDS encoding eCIS core domain-containing protein, with product MVGTPNDVYEREADHVADAVMRMPDGTVFSGLTGREDDAVQAKSAGEAAPIAGELSEEEEEKLVSLKADGDGEVPLSGELDERIRALEGGGVPLGEGERAFFEPRFGADFSQVRIHTGSAAEEMVRSLNALAFTFGQDIVFGAGHYAPDTPVGRQLLAHELVHTVQQNGRTVIQRGGQDDQEPEGRRDGDSAS from the coding sequence GTGGTCGGTACACCCAACGATGTCTACGAGCGCGAGGCCGACCACGTGGCGGACGCGGTGATGCGGATGCCCGACGGGACGGTTTTTTCCGGGCTTACCGGCCGCGAGGATGACGCTGTCCAGGCAAAATCTGCCGGTGAGGCCGCACCGATTGCCGGCGAACTCTCCGAGGAGGAAGAGGAAAAGCTCGTCAGTCTCAAAGCGGACGGTGATGGAGAAGTTCCACTTTCTGGCGAATTGGATGAGCGAATACGTGCCTTGGAGGGGGGCGGGGTTCCCCTTGGCGAAGGGGAGAGGGCTTTCTTCGAGCCCCGCTTCGGCGCCGATTTCAGCCAGGTGCGGATCCATACGGGTTCAGCGGCCGAAGAGATGGTCCGGTCGCTGAACGCCCTGGCCTTCACGTTTGGGCAGGACATCGTGTTCGGGGCAGGTCACTATGCACCTGATACCCCAGTGGGCCGGCAGTTGTTGGCCCATGAACTGGTTCATACGGTTCAGCAGAACGGGAGAACGGTGATTCAACGGGGCGGCCAGGATGACCAGGAGCCTGAGGGTAGAAGAGATGGAGACTCCGCCTCCTGA
- a CDS encoding phage baseplate assembly protein V, giving the protein MDDLLLELARQYRNRYYGKYRGFVTDNDDPEQRGRLRLMVPSVLGETPTGWALPSLPFGGLADQGLFMVPEVDAQVWVEFEAGNVNLPIWTGTFWQASGDPPAEAAKSPPTTRVLKTPSGHILQFDDESGAEKFRLAHPAGTEMTVDEKGTVIVADAKGNTLTLDADAGKVVVEDSNGNTITMSSSGTTIEDANGNKVEMAASGVTVKGQQVVVDAQTVMLAGQGGEPIIKGQSFLTLFATHVHPSAMGPTGPPIPQGEMSTLSMKVMTS; this is encoded by the coding sequence ATGGACGACCTGCTCCTGGAACTGGCGCGGCAGTACCGCAACCGCTACTACGGCAAGTACCGCGGGTTCGTGACCGACAACGACGACCCGGAGCAACGGGGGCGGCTCCGCCTCATGGTTCCGTCGGTCCTGGGCGAAACCCCCACCGGGTGGGCCCTGCCGAGCCTCCCCTTCGGCGGTCTGGCCGACCAGGGGCTCTTCATGGTCCCCGAGGTGGATGCCCAGGTCTGGGTTGAGTTCGAGGCGGGGAACGTGAACCTTCCCATCTGGACCGGCACTTTCTGGCAGGCGAGCGGCGACCCGCCGGCGGAGGCGGCCAAGTCTCCCCCCACGACCCGGGTGCTGAAGACTCCGTCGGGCCACATCCTCCAGTTCGACGACGAGTCGGGGGCCGAGAAGTTCCGTCTGGCCCACCCGGCCGGGACCGAGATGACAGTGGACGAGAAGGGGACGGTGATCGTGGCAGACGCCAAGGGAAACACCCTGACCCTCGACGCCGACGCGGGGAAAGTGGTGGTGGAGGACAGTAACGGCAACACCATCACCATGTCCTCCAGCGGCACCACCATCGAGGACGCCAACGGCAACAAGGTGGAGATGGCCGCTTCTGGGGTCACCGTCAAGGGACAGCAGGTGGTGGTGGATGCGCAGACGGTGATGCTGGCGGGGCAGGGGGGCGAACCGATCATCAAGGGGCAGAGCTTCCTCACCCTCTTCGCCACCCACGTCCACCCCAGCGCCATGGGACCCACGGGGCCTCCCATTCCGCAGGGGGAGATGAGTACTTTGTCCATGAAGGTGATGACGTCGTAG
- a CDS encoding GPW/gp25 family protein, with product MNRLADPPYMAFPLRIGDHGAATADRRSHVRQQIEQVLFTNPGERVFRPDFGAGLKQLVFEPNSSVLWEITRKRISSSLAEALRGEVDPKSLEVDVRGEGEKLLITVSYALAAIGHGERHEFLV from the coding sequence ATGAACCGTCTGGCCGATCCACCATACATGGCCTTTCCACTACGCATCGGCGACCACGGGGCCGCCACGGCCGACCGCCGGTCCCACGTGCGGCAGCAGATCGAGCAGGTTCTCTTCACCAACCCGGGCGAGCGGGTCTTTCGGCCCGACTTCGGGGCGGGGCTCAAGCAACTGGTCTTCGAGCCCAATTCCTCGGTCCTCTGGGAGATCACCCGCAAGCGGATCTCCTCGTCCCTGGCCGAGGCCCTCCGGGGGGAGGTGGACCCCAAGAGCCTGGAGGTGGATGTGCGAGGGGAGGGGGAGAAGCTCCTGATAACCGTTTCCTATGCCCTGGCCGCCATCGGCCACGGCGAGCGGCACGAATTCCTGGTGTGA
- a CDS encoding baseplate J/gp47 family protein — translation MSTATDLTRWNRAGLSRFRYVDGNAVTFLELLRAELAERFPAWQEVTQLPLAETESERQERMLEQYHAPRRDWAWEITRVLARSSHVLAEHLDAYANEGFLGTATQWDTVRRLVEMIDYHPAPPASAATRFVIEAKEAGTLAAGFAVKHTPADGSPPVVYETLEELKVDPLLNALRSAEYNRNPERLGGDTLLLEGEVEDLKTGEPLVLEDEQSGVLRAYLIVGTRTVAGNTEVRVTPRLSHRLRKGYTLIHAKPAEGLAPIGPAAKGAELERVLRLTEEPEGLLTGAVIYIDDGAEELYRRVYSVTGKRLVLDTDVGPLRLDTARVGYPVTITVSAQEERPVDSPGSVIYALRVAGDWSRLADRRVVQETVDATKQKHLPFYTVTAARYHPADSDHLRKGYTILTVSWLKSEHPFPLDNPQTLLVPPVGVGPWRTDTFLEKQDGHLTAAIVTAKPKKTTVGDLAVVVMGHQAAWARLASVSVDLAREEATLTAEDGWDDRGGGDFFLTETKVYAHFKEALRTVAWQENRQPVTGNRIPLALVPSALEKGRVLMVERTDDATAAFFTTVARIEGTTLVLARDLPAGFTRGNTLIAGNVALAGHGESKGEKVLGSGDATRANQSFVFAEAEVSFVADPTQPAGVRAAIDLSVAGRVWKQVGSFADSGPTDHHYTVRMTEAGQLLIAFGDGVRGRRLPSGVNNVRVTFRSGTGLSGNLPAGSPFKPSRPHRLVEKVRQPLPATGGNDREGVESLRENAPATLLTLERAVSLDDFAWLAMSQSSVWQARAFSRPTGLGRNEKVEVVAVPAGGGALGTLAATLTDFLTANAVPEVEVTVLPYQSRTFALEVLLTVDTAAYNPDVVTAAVKSALQDAFSLRKRKLGQDLFLSEVYQVVEGVTGVEHSVAVINGDRSVRRVAAGDREVLILGQLVVAVEGEAATGPSPGEAIEASPPAPKPRLVGRRGVGVIQGVGDRYGQLLRGAGIRTLNDLRGIDPAHLPTVDIPPVRLWEFRTKAEIVVGLAADRSRLAPLLERTIHDLAEGSSADLVRLTGESAAAVDELKAKLRLLQIALDEEVFAAVTLRELLSELD, via the coding sequence ATGAGCACCGCAACCGACCTTACCCGCTGGAACCGCGCCGGACTAAGCCGCTTCAGGTACGTGGACGGCAACGCCGTCACTTTTCTGGAACTGCTGCGGGCTGAGCTGGCCGAGCGCTTCCCCGCCTGGCAGGAGGTGACCCAGCTCCCCCTGGCCGAAACGGAAAGCGAGCGCCAGGAACGGATGCTGGAGCAATACCACGCTCCGCGGCGGGACTGGGCCTGGGAGATCACCCGGGTCCTGGCCCGCTCCTCCCACGTCCTGGCCGAGCACCTGGACGCCTACGCCAACGAGGGGTTCCTGGGGACCGCCACCCAGTGGGATACCGTGCGGCGCTTGGTGGAGATGATCGACTACCACCCGGCCCCCCCGGCCTCGGCCGCCACCCGGTTCGTCATCGAGGCCAAGGAGGCGGGGACCCTTGCGGCGGGGTTCGCCGTGAAGCATACCCCCGCCGATGGGAGTCCACCGGTGGTCTACGAGACCCTGGAGGAACTGAAGGTCGACCCGCTCCTCAACGCCCTCCGCTCCGCTGAATATAACCGGAACCCGGAACGGCTCGGCGGCGACACTCTCCTCCTGGAAGGGGAGGTGGAGGATCTCAAGACCGGCGAGCCGCTGGTCCTGGAAGACGAGCAGAGCGGCGTCCTTCGGGCCTACCTCATCGTCGGCACGCGCACCGTGGCGGGGAACACCGAGGTGCGGGTGACGCCGCGCCTCTCCCACCGGCTCCGCAAAGGGTACACCCTCATCCACGCCAAGCCGGCCGAGGGGCTTGCCCCGATCGGTCCGGCCGCCAAAGGGGCGGAGCTGGAGCGGGTCCTACGCCTCACCGAGGAGCCTGAGGGGCTCCTTACCGGGGCGGTGATCTACATCGACGACGGTGCCGAAGAGCTCTACCGCCGGGTCTACTCCGTGACCGGAAAACGGCTTGTCCTCGACACCGACGTGGGCCCCCTGCGGCTCGATACCGCCCGGGTCGGCTACCCGGTCACCATCACGGTGAGCGCTCAGGAGGAGCGCCCCGTGGACAGCCCCGGCTCCGTAATCTACGCCCTCAGGGTGGCCGGAGACTGGTCGCGCCTCGCCGACCGGCGGGTTGTCCAGGAGACCGTGGATGCCACGAAGCAGAAGCATCTTCCCTTCTACACGGTGACGGCGGCCCGCTACCATCCGGCCGACAGCGACCATCTCCGCAAGGGCTACACCATACTGACCGTCTCGTGGCTGAAGAGCGAACATCCCTTCCCCCTGGACAACCCCCAGACGCTGCTGGTGCCGCCGGTGGGGGTGGGGCCGTGGCGGACCGATACCTTCCTGGAGAAGCAGGATGGCCATCTCACGGCCGCCATCGTCACCGCCAAGCCCAAGAAGACCACGGTCGGCGACCTGGCCGTGGTGGTCATGGGGCACCAGGCCGCCTGGGCCCGGCTTGCCTCCGTGAGCGTCGACCTGGCGCGGGAGGAGGCGACCCTTACGGCGGAAGATGGGTGGGACGACCGGGGGGGCGGCGACTTCTTCCTCACGGAGACGAAGGTCTACGCCCACTTCAAGGAGGCGCTCCGGACCGTGGCCTGGCAGGAGAACCGCCAGCCCGTGACCGGAAACCGCATCCCCCTGGCGTTGGTGCCGTCTGCCCTGGAGAAGGGGCGCGTCCTCATGGTGGAGCGGACCGACGACGCCACCGCCGCCTTCTTCACCACGGTGGCCAGGATCGAGGGGACCACCCTGGTTCTCGCCCGGGATCTGCCGGCGGGATTCACCCGTGGAAACACCCTCATTGCCGGCAACGTGGCCCTTGCGGGCCATGGCGAGAGCAAGGGGGAGAAGGTCCTGGGGAGCGGCGACGCCACCCGGGCCAACCAGTCCTTCGTCTTCGCCGAGGCGGAGGTCTCCTTCGTGGCCGATCCGACCCAGCCCGCCGGGGTGCGGGCCGCCATCGACCTCTCCGTGGCCGGACGGGTCTGGAAGCAGGTGGGTAGCTTCGCCGACTCGGGGCCCACCGACCACCACTACACGGTGAGGATGACCGAGGCGGGGCAGCTCCTCATCGCCTTCGGCGACGGGGTGCGGGGACGGCGCCTCCCCAGCGGCGTGAACAACGTGCGCGTCACCTTCCGCTCCGGAACGGGGCTCAGCGGGAACCTCCCGGCCGGAAGTCCCTTCAAGCCCTCCCGGCCCCACCGCCTGGTGGAGAAGGTGCGCCAACCCCTCCCCGCCACCGGCGGCAATGACCGGGAAGGAGTGGAGTCGCTGCGGGAGAACGCCCCGGCAACCCTCCTCACCCTGGAGCGGGCCGTCTCCCTGGACGACTTCGCCTGGCTGGCCATGTCCCAGAGCAGCGTCTGGCAGGCCCGGGCCTTCAGCCGCCCCACGGGGCTCGGCCGCAACGAGAAGGTGGAGGTGGTCGCGGTTCCCGCCGGTGGCGGGGCACTGGGAACCCTCGCCGCGACCCTCACCGATTTCCTCACGGCCAATGCCGTGCCCGAGGTGGAGGTGACGGTCCTCCCCTACCAATCCCGCACCTTCGCCCTGGAGGTGCTCCTGACCGTGGATACCGCCGCCTACAATCCCGATGTAGTGACCGCTGCCGTGAAGAGCGCCCTTCAGGATGCCTTCTCCCTCCGGAAACGGAAGCTGGGGCAGGATCTCTTCCTGAGTGAGGTCTACCAGGTTGTGGAAGGGGTGACCGGCGTTGAGCACTCGGTGGCAGTCATCAATGGCGACCGGAGCGTGCGGAGGGTGGCTGCCGGCGACCGGGAGGTTCTCATCCTGGGGCAACTGGTGGTCGCTGTGGAAGGGGAGGCTGCGACAGGCCCCTCGCCGGGAGAGGCTATCGAGGCCAGTCCGCCGGCACCCAAGCCACGGCTGGTGGGGCGCCGGGGAGTGGGAGTCATCCAGGGGGTGGGGGACCGCTACGGCCAGCTCCTGCGGGGGGCGGGGATCCGGACCCTGAACGACCTGCGGGGTATCGACCCCGCCCACCTCCCGACGGTCGATATCCCGCCAGTCAGATTGTGGGAGTTCAGGACCAAGGCGGAGATTGTAGTGGGGCTCGCTGCTGACCGCTCCCGGCTCGCGCCGCTCCTGGAACGCACCATCCACGACCTGGCCGAGGGTTCCTCCGCCGACCTGGTCCGGCTTACCGGCGAGTCAGCGGCGGCGGTGGACGAGCTGAAGGCGAAGCTCCGCCTCCTGCAGATCGCCCTGGACGAAGAGGTCTTTGCCGCAGTGACCCTGCGGGAGCTTCTGAGCGAGCTGGATTAA
- a CDS encoding phage tail protein, which produces MATDKPTTTTGTQLYGILPEVYRTRDSVEFGGEGDLARFLDTCGELLDRIRATMDQRLADSFPDNPPSGLSCQPWLIPYFAQLLDVRLVSPDEEGRRDEVANAVAWRQRKGTLTAIEQIAEAVGQMEVEIQEGWRRSAVTPRIGMPQLPAGALGEDPRFDDFQDHPLWAARHPDLPAATTDFRYPARAMEVVVAAGEFPANPAAKLTTFAGRPVWWRQVNPHGAPCFPGSFDDVSRRTVDLRTPDWRQGHIHPKRVILSAPPPLGFFEPGRFPVHTGDMLLDEDQEHLLEDLIIDGTLKVTAGTVKLKRCAVRVLEVTVPAGTMEEPAVDARECLFDKLAVPGLARFEYCTVLGLCECGRLQASDSLFAGTLDLKPGMLKNPHCIRFSRIPPGTAAAALLTHRNTTERPVFYAFEFDEVGETVRRTAKFGEPGCAVFHPATPEAVHFGAEDGGEMGVHHGWRYSLLMAAVLDKLKEFLPVGMEAVIVPDLRLHRKPFPPCSM; this is translated from the coding sequence ATGGCCACCGACAAACCGACAACCACCACCGGCACGCAGCTCTACGGCATCCTACCCGAGGTTTACCGCACTCGCGATAGTGTAGAATTCGGGGGAGAGGGGGATCTGGCGCGGTTTCTCGATACCTGCGGCGAGCTTCTGGACCGGATCCGCGCCACCATGGACCAGCGCCTGGCCGACTCCTTCCCCGACAACCCGCCGTCGGGGCTCTCCTGCCAGCCGTGGCTCATCCCCTACTTTGCCCAGCTCCTTGACGTGCGCCTCGTTTCGCCGGACGAGGAGGGGCGCCGCGACGAGGTGGCCAACGCCGTTGCGTGGCGGCAGCGCAAGGGAACCCTCACGGCCATCGAGCAGATCGCCGAGGCGGTGGGACAGATGGAGGTGGAGATACAGGAGGGGTGGCGGCGGAGCGCCGTCACTCCCCGCATCGGCATGCCACAGCTTCCGGCCGGGGCACTGGGGGAGGACCCCCGCTTCGACGATTTCCAGGATCATCCCCTCTGGGCGGCCCGGCACCCCGACCTTCCCGCGGCCACGACGGATTTCCGCTACCCTGCCCGGGCCATGGAGGTGGTGGTGGCCGCCGGTGAGTTCCCCGCGAACCCCGCCGCGAAGCTCACCACTTTTGCCGGAAGGCCCGTCTGGTGGCGCCAGGTGAATCCCCACGGCGCCCCCTGCTTCCCCGGGAGCTTCGACGACGTCTCCCGCCGCACCGTGGATCTCCGGACCCCTGACTGGCGCCAGGGTCACATCCACCCCAAGCGGGTGATCCTCTCGGCACCGCCCCCCCTGGGGTTCTTCGAGCCGGGGCGCTTCCCCGTCCATACGGGTGACATGCTCCTGGACGAGGACCAGGAGCATCTCCTGGAGGATCTCATCATCGACGGCACCCTGAAGGTGACCGCCGGAACGGTGAAGCTCAAGAGGTGCGCGGTCCGGGTCCTTGAGGTCACCGTCCCCGCCGGGACCATGGAGGAGCCGGCAGTGGATGCCCGGGAGTGTCTCTTCGACAAGCTGGCCGTGCCAGGGCTGGCGCGCTTCGAGTACTGCACCGTTCTGGGCCTGTGTGAGTGCGGCCGGCTCCAAGCCAGCGACTCCCTCTTTGCCGGGACGCTGGACCTGAAGCCGGGAATGCTGAAAAATCCCCACTGCATCCGGTTTTCCCGGATTCCGCCGGGGACGGCGGCCGCCGCGCTCCTCACCCACCGTAACACCACCGAGCGGCCGGTCTTCTATGCCTTTGAGTTCGACGAAGTGGGTGAGACGGTGCGCCGCACCGCTAAATTCGGCGAGCCGGGGTGCGCCGTGTTCCACCCGGCAACTCCCGAGGCGGTCCACTTCGGGGCCGAGGACGGCGGCGAGATGGGGGTACACCACGGGTGGCGCTACAGCCTCCTCATGGCGGCGGTGCTCGACAAACTGAAGGAGTTTCTCCCGGTGGGGATGGAGGCGGTCATCGTCCCGGACCTCCGGCTGCACCGGAAGCCGTTTCCGCCGTGCAGTATGTGA
- a CDS encoding DUF6519 domain-containing protein, with product MKTQISRDSFQPDKRYTGVHQQQGRVITDADWNELVAVCREQLLQALADVVGNGSPRTGAVAITADRKILPGDLYVDGIRAELPGSAPLLASAQPDLPGYPALPATGPYIVYADVWDRVVTSLEDGALRDPGLHGADTCTRTQTMLQVKTCPEAANPETGIPKRGNATLSLALHANLEAGDPCDPCAGLIAAGTGRVGSYLFRLEVHAVEGTAANPTRLILKWSSENGAEQYEALSVEKMPPGFVASNYVYEFHNLTTEKHLGVFLGTGFTPTHGAITTAYEIPMAPPKELVRRWDGFCELTRAGGVWSLAAGVDKGVTLTTSGLPTAPGHVTLGSSVQINLEALQLTLDLTGKTFVAGDFWLGTVREAVLDPGDAVLTGAEPRGIVHHYLRLARVQADGTVVPFENDADKRRHAFPPLTDLHANDVGYVTTCSSGLFDASHDNVEKALNRLCQLAAEHIAYTADCTKGLYAGFVGTVKEALDKICEIQASHVGFAKPCDTSVYKGSTIATVEDALKLLCNVTAGQIGFAKPCDTSIYQGQTVATVEDALKLLCNVTAGQIAYTPGGSCTYLNQPGIDTVQEALDALCARPAGGGGGCRITVGKDGGLFATLEEALKTLIDKGVRDICLCLLAGDHEFPGQLVEPKVDGVTICLSGCGHGTRLHLLNGPIRFRAFSAVCLSDMLVITRDAPTGALVFDRCGDVSLKGVEVHGVVTDGFLVGFNNVRSAAMHGLMLEASNPASLARPSKLFDINPTLFDLYQVPDLTFFNSKVLPVAQVVAALSAAERRKLATAIGQRVQELGSALSARERQSYEELVVLLNQTTVSPVQLAGVLGNIRVEAIREHPAVALVVDDAAADMTLGECDILGIVTLYGTHPADPLPAGMVKGLDALVKQGKATFGGAGTTFRATGCRMTRIDVSTAIQQRIQEIVAGGDGTIPSLFSSALLGDLTLLHEGNQMAFLNTSLSSTVFEIEGSHAAVVMGSSAIYVGNRSEGEAVIMNVTPKGRSQQAANLGITIAG from the coding sequence ATGAAAACTCAGATCTCACGCGACAGTTTCCAGCCGGACAAACGCTATACCGGCGTCCACCAGCAGCAGGGGCGGGTGATCACCGACGCCGACTGGAACGAGCTGGTGGCCGTCTGCCGGGAGCAGCTCCTCCAGGCCCTCGCTGATGTGGTAGGGAACGGCTCGCCCCGAACCGGCGCCGTCGCCATCACGGCCGACAGGAAGATCCTGCCCGGCGACCTCTACGTGGACGGCATCCGGGCGGAACTGCCGGGGAGCGCGCCGCTTCTGGCCAGTGCCCAGCCCGACCTGCCGGGCTACCCGGCGCTCCCTGCCACGGGGCCCTACATCGTCTATGCCGACGTCTGGGACCGGGTCGTCACCTCCCTGGAGGACGGCGCGCTGCGGGATCCGGGGCTCCACGGGGCCGACACCTGCACCCGCACCCAGACCATGCTCCAGGTGAAGACCTGCCCCGAGGCGGCGAACCCCGAGACGGGAATCCCGAAACGCGGGAACGCCACCCTCTCCCTTGCCCTCCACGCGAACCTGGAGGCGGGGGACCCCTGCGACCCCTGCGCCGGCCTCATCGCCGCCGGCACGGGGCGGGTCGGGAGCTACCTCTTCCGGCTGGAGGTCCACGCCGTTGAGGGGACGGCCGCAAACCCCACCCGCCTCATCCTCAAGTGGTCCAGCGAGAACGGGGCCGAGCAGTACGAGGCCCTTTCCGTGGAGAAGATGCCTCCGGGCTTCGTGGCCTCCAACTACGTCTATGAGTTCCATAACCTCACCACCGAGAAGCACCTGGGGGTATTCCTGGGGACGGGGTTCACGCCCACCCATGGCGCCATCACGACTGCCTACGAGATTCCCATGGCTCCTCCCAAGGAGTTGGTCCGACGTTGGGACGGCTTCTGCGAACTGACCCGGGCGGGCGGTGTCTGGTCCTTGGCGGCCGGTGTCGACAAGGGGGTGACCCTCACCACGAGCGGTTTACCCACGGCCCCGGGCCACGTGACCCTCGGTTCCAGCGTCCAGATAAACCTGGAGGCGCTGCAGCTCACCCTCGACCTCACGGGCAAGACCTTCGTGGCGGGCGATTTCTGGCTCGGCACGGTCCGGGAGGCGGTCCTCGATCCGGGCGATGCGGTGCTGACCGGCGCCGAGCCCCGGGGGATCGTCCACCACTACCTGCGGCTGGCTCGGGTTCAGGCCGACGGGACGGTGGTTCCCTTCGAGAACGACGCCGACAAGCGGCGCCACGCCTTTCCGCCACTCACCGACCTCCATGCCAACGATGTTGGGTACGTGACCACTTGCTCCAGCGGCCTCTTCGACGCCAGCCACGACAACGTGGAAAAGGCCCTGAACCGCCTCTGCCAGCTGGCCGCCGAGCATATCGCCTACACCGCCGACTGCACCAAGGGGCTCTACGCCGGTTTTGTCGGTACCGTGAAAGAGGCCCTCGACAAGATCTGCGAGATCCAGGCCTCTCACGTGGGGTTCGCAAAACCCTGCGATACAAGCGTCTACAAGGGGAGCACCATCGCCACGGTGGAGGATGCCTTGAAACTCCTTTGCAATGTTACTGCAGGGCAGATCGGCTTTGCCAAGCCGTGCGACACGAGCATCTACCAGGGACAGACCGTTGCCACCGTGGAGGACGCCCTGAAGCTCCTCTGCAACGTCACCGCGGGGCAGATCGCCTACACGCCGGGGGGCTCCTGCACCTATCTCAACCAGCCGGGGATCGACACGGTGCAGGAGGCCCTCGACGCTCTCTGCGCCCGCCCCGCCGGTGGCGGCGGGGGGTGCCGGATCACTGTCGGGAAGGATGGGGGGCTCTTCGCCACCCTGGAGGAGGCCCTCAAGACCCTTATCGACAAGGGAGTGCGCGATATCTGTCTCTGTCTCCTGGCTGGGGATCACGAGTTTCCCGGCCAGCTCGTCGAACCGAAGGTCGACGGCGTTACCATCTGCCTGTCGGGGTGCGGCCATGGCACGCGGCTCCATCTCTTGAACGGGCCAATCCGCTTCAGAGCTTTCTCGGCGGTCTGCCTCTCGGACATGCTGGTCATCACCCGCGACGCCCCGACCGGGGCGCTGGTCTTTGACCGTTGCGGTGATGTCTCCCTGAAGGGGGTGGAGGTCCACGGGGTCGTCACCGACGGCTTCCTCGTGGGGTTCAATAACGTCCGCTCCGCGGCCATGCACGGCCTCATGCTGGAGGCATCCAATCCCGCCAGCCTCGCCAGGCCCTCCAAGCTGTTTGACATCAACCCGACGCTCTTTGACCTCTACCAAGTGCCCGACCTGACCTTCTTCAACAGTAAGGTGCTCCCTGTGGCCCAGGTAGTGGCCGCCCTTTCGGCTGCGGAGCGCCGGAAGCTGGCGACGGCCATCGGCCAACGGGTGCAGGAACTGGGCTCGGCCCTTTCGGCCCGGGAACGTCAGAGTTACGAGGAATTGGTTGTCCTTCTGAACCAGACCACCGTGAGCCCGGTCCAGTTGGCCGGGGTGCTCGGGAATATCCGCGTGGAGGCGATCCGGGAGCATCCCGCCGTTGCCCTGGTGGTGGACGATGCCGCCGCCGACATGACCCTCGGGGAGTGCGATATCCTCGGTATCGTCACCCTCTACGGCACCCATCCGGCAGATCCTCTCCCCGCGGGCATGGTAAAGGGGCTCGATGCGCTGGTGAAACAGGGGAAGGCAACGTTCGGCGGGGCCGGTACCACCTTCCGGGCCACGGGGTGCCGCATGACCCGGATCGATGTCAGCACCGCCATCCAACAGCGGATCCAGGAGATCGTCGCCGGCGGTGACGGGACGATCCCGTCTCTCTTCTCCTCCGCCCTGTTGGGCGACCTGACGCTGCTGCACGAGGGGAACCAGATGGCGTTCCTGAACACCAGCCTCTCCTCGACGGTCTTCGAGATAGAGGGGAGCCACGCCGCCGTGGTCATGGGGAGTTCCGCCATCTATGTCGGCAACCGGAGCGAGGGGGAGGCGGTCATCATGAACGTCACGCCCAAGGGGCGCTCCCAGCAGGCTGCCAACCTGGGGATAACCATCGCGGGGTAG